The DNA segment TTTCATCAACACTATCTAATACACCTAGAGACTCTAAAAGTGGAAACGCATGCTCTTCAACGATTATTTGACCATCTTCCACTCTGTGGGGTAGGCATAATCGCTCTAAGATTTCTTTTACAGAGGGATCGAGGAGCAGTTTCACCGAAGTTTTACAAGAATTATAGGCTTCAACCACCGCTTCACGGAGTTTTAAAACCGCTTTAACATCTATATCATGCCAGTGATATGTGTAATCGGGGTGTAAGGGTATTCCGAGGGCTCTACTTATAGAAACCGCTTCTACACCCGTCGGCTTAGCTGTGAAAGGGTTACAGGCTAGTTCATTGAGGCGCTCCACCGGTACTCCTATTTTTTCAGCAGCTTCGTGATAATTCCCGGAGAAGTTCACTTCAACGCTTCGCTTTAAATGTTGAACCCACCATTCCGGTACGTACCCTGATTTTATTAAAGGATGATTATTCTCTAAAAATTCACCGTATCCAACTAAAATATCGCCTAGGAAAAGAATTTTTTTCACGTTTTTACGGTGTTTTAAAGCATCTTCTATGGTGTTAACTCTTATCACAGACCCGTCTTTTAATAAAACTGTAGGCCCGTCTATAGTGTCGACGGGGAGAACCACAGCGCCTTTCCCAGGTCTTTCCATTCTTATATGTGTACCAGGCGCCAGAAACCCGTCTAGTATATACATTGTAGCGGGGTTTAGCCCTATAGCCGCCAGCCCCGTGTTACGGGATCTACCGTATCTTAGTCGGAAGCCTCCAACCGCAGATGGATGTGAGAAGACAGGGCGGCCTGCAATCACGTCTGAAATATATTTGCTGCTAGGCTGGATTTCACATATCTTCGTTTCAATTTTACTCTCTTGCGTAGAGGTTTTTTTAATATTTTTAAGCCAATCCCACCCGTCTATTCCAATGCTTTGAACGATTTTAGCTAGTTTAGGGGCTTTTGAGAGAACACCGTCATTTAAAACTAGAACAGCACCGCCTCTAACCCGATTTGTTTCAATTCTAGGTAGATCACGAAAACCTGTAACTTCTTCTTTCTCAGTTGGTTCACCTGTGATCTCAACAGGTATGTTTCTAAGAGCCTCCCGCCTCTCCTCCGGTGTGCTGGGGTATTGGAGGTTCATGATTTTGTCATATAAATCTATTTCTTCAATGAATCTCTCTATCTCTTCTTCTGTAGGTTTATAACGGTCTAAGCCGAGTATTTTGCGAACGAAATCACCTACTACAACTGTTTGAGCCGCTTCCGTGCCGCCGGCTGCTCTAATCGGGCCGGCGAAGTAAATCGCTAAATACCTTGAGCCGTCTGGGTTGCTCTTTATCTTCACGTCAGCTATGCCTTCTATAGGTCCTGCGGTTATTCCCTCTGTTAGTATGGCTAAAGCTGCTCTTATAGCCAGCTCCGCAGCTTTCTCTTCTTCTTCGAAAAACCCGATTTTGCCGGTTGCGATTTCCTCAGCTATTTTAAACGCCACCTGTTCTCTGCTCATATTCGCTGATAAAGCTCTTATACGGTCAGCGACGCCTTTAGGCCCTATAAGTCCTTCAACTCTGGCAGCTACATCTTTAGCTGGTGTAATCTCAGGTTCCACAGCTGGATCGAAACCTAAGCTTCTAGCTTGGGCGGCGATCTCATATATTTTGCTGAATTCTTCTTCAAGTCTTTCAAGATACATTTTAGTGGAAGCGTTTAACTGCTGCACTGTTTATACACCTTAATCCTCTGCGTATATTCTACATAATATTATAGTTTTCCATGGCGGCTTTTTCCCCGTTCTCTTCTTGTAGTCTTCAGCTGCAACTAGTTTTCTTTTTTCAATGCACTCGTCGCATATTTTATGCCTTGGATCAGAGGGCCCGTCGCAATTACAACAGTGAATTATTAAAACCTCTCCTAAGCTGCCTATAGTAGACCAAAAGTACTCGTCTTCATTATATTCAGGTGTAAAAGAAGGCCATTTTTCGAAGTCCACCTGTTTATCGAAGGACTCCCTTAACTTCGCGAAGAATTTCTCAAACCCCGTCGTATAATATACCTCCAATTCACCCTCCTATCCCTAAACAACGATTTAACTCTTTTAATAAATACAGTTCTCAACCATCTGAAAGTGTCCAGCAAAGGGTTGATCTTAGATTTCTCAGATCCGTATTTAATAGATATAGGCGCCTCCCTGATAATAAAACCCTTCTGTCTAGCGTCTATAAGTATCTCAGTTTCAGCTGCGAACCTCCGATCTTTTGTTTCAAGAACTTTTAAAACAGATGCTTTAAACGCTCTGAAACCTGATTGGCTATCTGTAACAGGGACCCTGAAAAAAAATCTCAAGATAGCTGAAGTTATCATATTGCTGAGTATTCTCTGAGCTGGCATAGATTGAATATTCTCTTTTGTAAGAAATCTTGAACCAACCACGATATCCGCGCCTGTTTTTTTCAAGTAAGATAAAAGCCGTTTTATCTCATCTGGTTTGTGCTGGTAGTCGCCGTCTAAGGTTACAACTATATCCGCTCCGTATTTTAAAGCAGCTTTAAACCCGGTTTTCAAAGCTTCTCCTTTACCCATATTCCTTCTATGTCTAATTAGTATCGCATTAGTTTCTTTAACTATGCGCGCTGTTTCATCAACGCTCCCATCATCTACAACTATCACTTTATCAACGTATTCACCAGTTTCCTCGATAACTCTTCTAATATACGGTGCTTCGTTATAAGCTGGGATAACAGCCGCAATCATTAAACCACCAGTCTAACTATCCTATTAATAATTAGAATTTATATTTAACTGAAGCATTCTATTAATCACTCATAACGGATAAGAATATTTTAAGTGGTAGCTTTGGCTCCAGGTAAAATTTACATTGAAACATTCGGCTGCTCCTTAAACCTATCTGACACTGAATTCTTAGCAGGTGAACTGTTAAAGAAAGGTTTCACCTTGTCTAGTTTAGATGAAGCGGATATAATAATAGTTAATACATGCGCGGTGAAAGAGCCCACTGAGCGGAAGGTGTTAAACTATCTTAGAAGAATAGATAAACTAGACAAAGTGAAGATTATAGCCGGTTGTCTTCCTAAAGTAAACTTAGAGAGTGTTAAAAAAGCTATCCCCTCTTTTAACGCGGTAATCGCGCCATCCGCTTATCCACGTATAAGTGAAGTGTTAGAGGCTGTTTTAAACGGTGTAAAAGGATTAATAGTCGACGACGTTCTTCAACCACCTTTATTAAGAGACTTTCAAGCTAAAAATAAAATAGGAATTATCCCGATTGCATACGGTTGTTTAAGCGAGTGCGCTTATTGCTGTGTGAGGCTCGCCCGCGGCAGGCTGAGAAGCTATTCTATAAGCGAGATAACAGAGTACGCTTCGAGACTAGTTGAGCGGGGGTGCGTGGAGTTATGGTTAACAGCCCAGGATACCGCCGCTTACGGCCTCGACATTAACACAGATTTAAGCCGTTTAATATCAGTTGTTAACATGATTCCAGGTGATTTCAAAGTTAGAGTTGGGATGATGAATCCTAAAAACGCTTATAAAATCATATCTCCTCTAATAGAGGCCTTCAGCGGTGATAAAATATACAAGTTCATCCATATCCCAGTACAGTCAGGTGACGACGATATTCTTAAAAAAATGAATAGAGGGTATAATGTAACGGTTTTTAGAGATATAATAAATAAATTTAGGGAGAGGCATCCGAGTATAACTGTTTCAACAGATATAATTGTCGGCTTCCCGGGGGAGAGTGAAATCCAGTTTGAAAATTCTCTTAAACTCATACGAACGATTCAACCAGATATCGTTAATATTTCAAGATACGGGGATAGACCTGGAGCGTATTCAGTTAACCTTCCAGGTAAGATTAGAGGTTCAGTTATAAAGAAGCGTAGTAGAATTCTAACAGAGCTGGTGCGTGAAATCTCGCTTGAAAAAAATTCTAAATGGCTTAACTGGACCGGTGAGGCTAGAATAGTTGAGGAGGCTCCTAGAAACGGTTATATTGCAAGAAATTACGCTTATAAACCGATTTTTTTAAAGAGCAATCAGATTAAGATAGGTGAAAAATATCTTATTAGAGTGATAGATTATAAACCTGGCTATCTTATCGGAGAATTAGCTTAAACGGGCTTTCTAATATGTGACGCTCCTCCACTCAACTCCTAATTCATCAGCTAGTTTCCTAACCTTATTAACTTCTTCACGGTAAACAGCTCTAGAAACATCAGAATAACGTTTATCAGTTAAAGCCAGATAGTAGGGTCTATATTGCGCCATTATGTTAACAGGGGCTTTAGGTGTCTCACTAGCTATCCACTCTAAAATAGGCTTCGAGCAGCATTCATAATGGTTAGGTAAAACTAGATGCCTGATTATAATTGATGATAAGCCTTCAACAGTGTTAAGATAAGCGTCCTTAATATTCCTGGTTACCACGCTTAAATAATTATCTACGTTTGAAAGCCTTTTAGCGCATTCATCTGAACCGTATTTAAAATCAGGTAACCATAAATCAATAACATCTAGTAGAAGGCTCATTACCTCCTTCGAATGATAAAAATTACTGTTCCATATCTGCGCTATACTAATGTCACTTAAAATTAACGCTCCTAGTATCGTATATAAATTAGGAGTCGGCTCACCGCCAACCCAGTTAATATTCCTAGCACCCGAGGTGTATAAATCTGATATAATGTAAGCTAGCTGAGCTTCACTTACAGGGTAACCTGATCTAGGTCTGAAGGATATATCATAGTTCTGGCAGTGCGTACACGCGTCTAAAGGCACGTGTTATACGCGCATCTAAACGTGCAGCCGCTGAAAAAAACCGTCCCGGATGGTATAAGCTGACTCTCCTCACCCATATGAAGAAAGTAAGATGAGACTCTAGCTGTTTTATTAACCCCACAGAAACCTATATTATCTTTTAATCTATTAACGCCGCATCTTCTCTCACATAGAATACATTTTTCAAGCATTTTTTCAACTATAATCTTTTTAATTTCAAGATAGTTTACCCCGTTAAAATCCTTCGAAACACTATTATCAGATTTTTCTAAAAGCTTATTGTAAACTCTAGGAAACTCCGCCGCCAGTTTTTCATGAAGTAGCAGCGTATCTTGAAGATCTCCAATTGTTTTATCTGGTTGCATGATTTTCTTGCAGGCTAAGTATTTAGCCGGTTTTACGTGTTTAACAACACTATTATAGTGATCGAACATTCAACGCACCTCTTTTCTAAAGCTAATAAAGATATTGATTTTCCCGAATTAAATTCTTACTCGCATAATTGACGCTAATTATTTAAGTATCTTAAGCAAACTTTCAATAAACATTTTACGGTAACCTTTATGATCCCTATAGCTAGGCCGGTTATACAAGATGAAGAGATCAATAACGTTGTTGAAGTTTTAAAGTCAGGATGTTTAGCGCAGGGTAGATGGGTGAAGAAGTTTGAAGAGGATTTCGCTAATTATATAGGAGTCGACTACGCTGTGGCAACAGTTAACGGTACAGCAGCACTGGATCTCGCCCTTAAAGCTTTGAATATAGGCCTAGGCGATGAGGTAATCGTTTCCGATTTCTCATTTATTTCCACAGCTAACTCAATTCTCTTTCAAAACGCTAAACCGGTATTCGCCGATATAGAAGAAAAATTTTTTACTGTAAACCCAGAGGATGTTTTAGATAAAATTACACGTAAAACCAAAGCCGTTATCTGCGTTCACTTATTCGGGCAGCCATGTGATCTAAAAGCGTTGAAAGAAATTTGCGAAGATCATAACCTATTTTTAATAGAAGATTGCGCTCAAGCTCATGGTGCTTTATATAACTCTATGAAAGTAGGCTCTACTGGAATAGGTTGCTTCTCTTTTTATGCAACAAAGAATATGACTACCGGTGAAGGAGGGATGGTTACAACTAACGATAGAAGTATCATGGAGAGATTGAGACTACTAGTAAACCACGGTCAATTAGAAAAATATGTTCACGGAGTTTTAGGTTATAATCTGAGGATGACTGATATTCAAGGCGCGTTAGGTGTAGCTCAATTAAAAAAACTAGACTCCCTAAATTCGAAGAGAATCAAAAACGCCGAGTACTATAATAAATACATAGTTAACCCTAAGTTAATTAAACCAGTTACAAGAGCTAATACCGTTCACGTATATCATCAATATGTTTTAAGAGTGAAGGATAGAGAAAACTTCATCAACTATCTTAACTCGAAGGATGTGGGAACAGCCATCCACTATCCCTCTCCAATTCACCTTCAGCCTTTATACCAGAAGCTAAACTATCCACCAGGTATATGCCC comes from the Candidatus Odinarchaeum yellowstonii genome and includes:
- a CDS encoding glycosyltransferase family 2 protein translates to MIAAVIPAYNEAPYIRRVIEETGEYVDKVIVVDDGSVDETARIVKETNAILIRHRRNMGKGEALKTGFKAALKYGADIVVTLDGDYQHKPDEIKRLLSYLKKTGADIVVGSRFLTKENIQSMPAQRILSNMITSAILRFFFRVPVTDSQSGFRAFKASVLKVLETKDRRFAAETEILIDARQKGFIIREAPISIKYGSEKSKINPLLDTFRWLRTVFIKRVKSLFRDRRVNWRYIIRRGLRNSSRS
- a CDS encoding tRNA (N(6)-L-threonylcarbamoyladenosine(37)-C(2))-methylthiotransferase is translated as MVALAPGKIYIETFGCSLNLSDTEFLAGELLKKGFTLSSLDEADIIIVNTCAVKEPTERKVLNYLRRIDKLDKVKIIAGCLPKVNLESVKKAIPSFNAVIAPSAYPRISEVLEAVLNGVKGLIVDDVLQPPLLRDFQAKNKIGIIPIAYGCLSECAYCCVRLARGRLRSYSISEITEYASRLVERGCVELWLTAQDTAAYGLDINTDLSRLISVVNMIPGDFKVRVGMMNPKNAYKIISPLIEAFSGDKIYKFIHIPVQSGDDDILKKMNRGYNVTVFRDIINKFRERHPSITVSTDIIVGFPGESEIQFENSLKLIRTIQPDIVNISRYGDRPGAYSVNLPGKIRGSVIKKRSRILTELVREISLEKNSKWLNWTGEARIVEEAPRNGYIARNYAYKPIFLKSNQIKIGEKYLIRVIDYKPGYLIGELA
- a CDS encoding DegT/DnrJ/EryC1/StrS family aminotransferase, which encodes MIPIARPVIQDEEINNVVEVLKSGCLAQGRWVKKFEEDFANYIGVDYAVATVNGTAALDLALKALNIGLGDEVIVSDFSFISTANSILFQNAKPVFADIEEKFFTVNPEDVLDKITRKTKAVICVHLFGQPCDLKALKEICEDHNLFLIEDCAQAHGALYNSMKVGSTGIGCFSFYATKNMTTGEGGMVTTNDRSIMERLRLLVNHGQLEKYVHGVLGYNLRMTDIQGALGVAQLKKLDSLNSKRIKNAEYYNKYIVNPKLIKPVTRANTVHVYHQYVLRVKDRENFINYLNSKDVGTAIHYPSPIHLQPLYQKLNYPPGICPVSTRVSKEVVSIPVHPHLSEDELKYIVETVNKW